A region from the Chroogloeocystis siderophila 5.2 s.c.1 genome encodes:
- the mrdA gene encoding penicillin-binding protein 2, protein MALFSPQFTGKNIAARTVGRDRQSLAIVLSITIILFGGIGSRLAYLQLIEGAQLRQLADSNRIRLIPKQPERGNIFDRNGKILASSRLSHAVYIWPQAPKKATWQTTRTRLAKILNIPETEIQQRLDKAGDNSPTLVRIARDLNPAQITALAEYRNELRDVEVYIEAVRNYPNQEIAAHVLGYTGEMNDEELAKKRSEGYRLGDVIGKMGVEAAFEQQLRGEWGGQQVEVDGAGRILRLLGEKPAKPGRDVHLTIDLNVQKAAEAALGQRQGAIVALDPNNGEVLAMVSRPAFDPNIFSKRVTPEIWQQLQSKQHPFVNRALQSFPPASTFKVITTTAGIESGKFAPNATLPTYGCMNIGGTTFCDWNRAGFGRLGFVGALAWSSNTFYYQIAQRVGEATLIDWTRRYGFGEKTGIELAPEESAGLVADNSWKQKNLNLPWSVGDTVNMSIGQGFLQVTPLQLAVMFAVPANGGDRVQPHLLKDNEVSKWRESLNLKPETVRVLRQGLRQVISGGTGQVLNVPTLPPVAGKSGTAQTFRKQAHAWFGAYAPADKPEIVVVAFAEHSGGGGGKVAAPMVLKVLEAYFKK, encoded by the coding sequence ATGGCTTTATTCTCGCCTCAGTTTACTGGGAAAAATATTGCGGCAAGGACTGTAGGACGTGATCGCCAATCTTTAGCGATCGTGTTGAGTATCACTATAATCTTATTCGGCGGTATAGGTAGCCGTTTAGCATATTTGCAGTTAATCGAAGGGGCGCAACTGCGACAGCTAGCAGACAGTAATCGGATACGGTTAATTCCGAAACAACCCGAACGTGGCAACATTTTTGACCGTAATGGCAAAATCCTAGCAAGTAGTCGTCTATCTCATGCTGTCTATATTTGGCCGCAAGCGCCTAAAAAAGCAACTTGGCAAACTACGCGAACTCGTCTAGCAAAGATTCTCAACATCCCAGAAACCGAAATTCAACAGCGATTAGACAAAGCTGGAGATAATTCACCTACATTAGTACGAATTGCGCGCGACCTTAATCCGGCTCAAATTACCGCTTTGGCTGAATATCGCAACGAACTACGCGACGTTGAAGTATATATCGAAGCTGTACGCAATTACCCTAACCAAGAAATTGCGGCTCATGTTCTTGGGTATACAGGAGAAATGAACGATGAAGAGTTAGCGAAAAAGCGTAGTGAAGGGTATCGCTTAGGAGATGTGATTGGCAAAATGGGTGTAGAAGCCGCGTTTGAACAGCAGCTACGCGGAGAATGGGGCGGTCAGCAGGTTGAAGTTGATGGTGCTGGGCGAATTTTGCGACTTTTGGGCGAAAAACCAGCTAAACCAGGGCGCGATGTCCATTTAACGATTGATTTGAACGTACAAAAAGCTGCGGAAGCGGCTTTAGGACAACGTCAAGGTGCGATCGTCGCCCTCGATCCCAACAATGGTGAAGTCTTAGCAATGGTCAGTCGCCCTGCGTTCGATCCTAATATTTTTTCTAAACGCGTAACTCCTGAAATATGGCAGCAGCTACAAAGTAAACAGCATCCCTTTGTTAACCGCGCTTTACAAAGTTTTCCGCCAGCTAGTACGTTTAAAGTGATTACAACTACTGCGGGAATTGAATCAGGGAAGTTCGCGCCTAACGCAACACTACCAACGTATGGTTGCATGAATATCGGTGGAACGACGTTTTGCGATTGGAATCGTGCAGGATTTGGTCGTTTGGGGTTTGTCGGGGCGCTGGCGTGGAGTAGCAATACCTTTTATTATCAAATTGCTCAAAGAGTCGGCGAAGCAACGCTAATCGACTGGACGCGTCGTTATGGCTTTGGTGAGAAAACAGGAATCGAATTAGCACCCGAAGAATCAGCAGGATTAGTTGCGGACAATTCCTGGAAGCAGAAAAATCTCAATTTACCTTGGAGTGTAGGCGACACCGTTAATATGTCGATTGGGCAAGGATTTTTGCAAGTCACACCACTTCAACTTGCGGTGATGTTTGCTGTCCCTGCTAACGGTGGCGATCGCGTTCAACCGCATTTATTAAAAGACAATGAAGTCTCAAAATGGCGCGAATCATTGAATTTGAAACCAGAAACAGTGCGCGTACTGCGTCAAGGATTACGCCAAGTCATCTCTGGCGGTACAGGACAAGTTCTTAATGTACCAACACTTCCACCTGTTGCCGGAAAAAGTGGTACTGCACAAACTTTTCGCAAGCAGGCTCATGCTTGGTTTGGTGCTTACGCCCCTGCGGATAAACCAGAAATTGTTGTTGTCGCGTTTGCTGAACACTCTGGCGGTGGCGGTGGTAAGGTAGCTGCACCGATGGTGTTAAAAGTGTTAGAGGCGTATTTTAAGAAGTGA
- a CDS encoding type II toxin-antitoxin system VapC family toxin: protein MSQFVLDCSVTMSWCLTDETNSYADAVLNSFNTDRVEALTPQLWSLEVASVLLVAERRGRITQAQTTRAITLLRALPIVIDLQTAQRAMGDTIALGRSLRISAYDATYLELAMREGLPLATIDERLAYVANSCGVQTYLSAT, encoded by the coding sequence TTGAGTCAATTTGTTTTAGACTGCTCGGTAACAATGAGTTGGTGTTTGACGGACGAGACTAACAGTTATGCTGATGCGGTACTAAATTCCTTTAATACTGATAGGGTAGAAGCACTGACGCCGCAGTTATGGTCACTGGAAGTCGCAAGTGTGTTGCTAGTTGCCGAACGCCGAGGGCGAATAACGCAAGCACAAACAACTAGAGCAATCACTCTACTGCGAGCATTACCGATTGTCATCGATCTCCAAACCGCACAACGGGCAATGGGAGATACAATAGCACTAGGTCGGAGTTTGAGGATATCTGCTTACGATGCTACTTACCTAGAGTTAGCAATGCGGGAAGGTTTACCATTAGCCACTATAGATGAGCGGCTAGCTTATGTTGCAAATAGTTGCGGCGTACAGACATACTTGTCAGCAACTTAG
- a CDS encoding glutathione S-transferase family protein yields the protein MLKLYGGARSRASIVQWYLEELAVPYEFVLLDMQAGEHRQTDFLAINPMGKVPAIVDGDVRLWESGAILLYLAEKYGKEISSLEERAIAAQWVLFANATLGPGIFVEASRDRETPRLLIPLNEIFSRQPFLLGDSFGVADVAVGSMLCYIPIMLKLDLSDYPDVLNYMKRLSERPAFQKSIGNRS from the coding sequence ATGCTCAAACTCTATGGTGGCGCGCGTAGCCGTGCGTCGATTGTTCAATGGTATTTGGAAGAATTAGCCGTTCCTTACGAATTTGTCTTGCTGGATATGCAAGCTGGAGAACACCGCCAAACTGATTTTCTCGCGATCAACCCGATGGGTAAAGTTCCGGCGATTGTTGATGGAGATGTTCGACTTTGGGAATCTGGCGCGATTTTGTTGTATCTTGCCGAAAAGTATGGTAAAGAAATTTCGTCACTTGAAGAACGCGCAATTGCAGCGCAATGGGTGTTATTTGCGAATGCTACGCTAGGACCAGGAATTTTTGTCGAAGCAAGTCGCGATCGCGAAACGCCTCGCTTATTAATACCATTGAATGAAATTTTTTCTCGACAACCGTTTTTGTTGGGCGATTCTTTTGGCGTTGCCGATGTCGCCGTCGGCTCGATGCTTTGCTACATCCCAATCATGCTCAAGTTAGACCTTAGCGACTATCCCGATGTGCTCAATTATATGAAACGATTGTCCGAACGACCTGCTTTTCAAAAATCTATCGGTAATCGCAGTTAA
- a CDS encoding photosystem II reaction center protein K → MEAAMLLAKLPEAYSILDPLVDVLPIIPVFFLLLAFVWQAAIGFR, encoded by the coding sequence ATGGAAGCTGCAATGTTGTTAGCAAAACTCCCAGAGGCGTATTCGATTCTAGACCCCTTGGTAGACGTTCTTCCTATAATCCCAGTATTTTTCTTGTTGCTAGCGTTTGTGTGGCAAGCAGCTATCGGCTTTAGATAA
- a CDS encoding type II toxin-antitoxin system Phd/YefM family antitoxin, with the protein MKTVGSYEAKTHLSRLLEEVEKGETIIITRHGIPIAQLTPSTATSKTTIAQAIEQLRSLRQEISLDGTSIREMIEEGRRF; encoded by the coding sequence ATGAAGACTGTTGGTTCCTACGAAGCGAAGACTCACTTATCCCGACTACTAGAAGAAGTTGAAAAGGGCGAAACGATCATTATTACTCGGCACGGTATTCCCATTGCCCAACTGACACCATCAACGGCTACTTCTAAAACAACGATTGCACAGGCGATTGAGCAGTTGCGATCGCTCCGACAGGAGATTTCTCTAGATGGAACATCCATTAGAGAAATGATCGAAGAAGGAAGGAGATTTTGA
- a CDS encoding tetratricopeptide repeat protein → MNSQSLKSPQAYQHQRQPFTWKQDSLASQSRILPDKFLRSYARSKAEQGDYTEAIALLDQLITRHPEDAIDYNNRGLIYFQSGQLYPALADYNTAIQLKPTLASAYNNRANCYAACGQLTEALADYDTAIDLNPSYVRAWINRGITLRELGQYEQAIENFDIAEILGQLPANIYAERGRTYHLWGDWNLAIADYRRALELISKDTPHLRYQVENWLAQLISS, encoded by the coding sequence ATGAATAGTCAATCATTAAAATCGCCTCAAGCTTATCAACATCAACGCCAACCATTTACCTGGAAGCAAGATTCGTTGGCGTCTCAGTCACGAATCTTGCCAGACAAATTTTTACGTAGTTATGCGCGCTCCAAGGCGGAACAAGGAGACTATACAGAAGCGATCGCTTTACTCGACCAGCTAATTACCCGCCATCCAGAAGATGCGATTGACTACAATAATCGCGGGTTGATTTATTTCCAAAGTGGGCAACTGTATCCTGCACTTGCTGATTATAACACCGCAATTCAACTTAAACCGACATTAGCTAGTGCTTATAACAATCGCGCGAATTGTTATGCTGCGTGTGGGCAATTAACAGAAGCACTCGCCGACTATGATACAGCGATTGACCTCAATCCTAGTTATGTGCGAGCTTGGATCAACCGTGGAATTACATTACGCGAATTAGGACAATACGAACAAGCTATTGAAAACTTTGATATTGCTGAAATTTTAGGTCAATTGCCCGCAAATATTTACGCTGAACGCGGTCGGACGTATCATCTATGGGGAGACTGGAATTTAGCGATCGCTGACTATCGTCGCGCGCTTGAGCTAATATCAAAAGATACTCCACACCTGCGTTATCAAGTCGAAAATTGGCTCGCGCAGTTGATCAGTAGCTAG
- a CDS encoding SAM-dependent methyltransferase → MQLRRTAWVLMASIGLAVGVAGCNSQTLTNAQTPQVETPTQSPERQPDVVYVPTPQTVVDEMLALAKVTKDDVIYDLGSGDGRIPITAAQKFGARGVGIDINPERIREANENAQKAGVTDRVTFLQQDLFQSDFSEATVVTLYLLPELNVKLRPQLFKQLKPGTRIVSHDFDMGDWKPDQVVQTQEGSTIYYWVIPEQIPANLRNTDSNT, encoded by the coding sequence ATGCAATTAAGACGAACAGCGTGGGTGTTAATGGCAAGTATTGGCTTGGCTGTAGGAGTTGCAGGATGTAACTCACAAACTCTAACGAATGCGCAAACCCCGCAAGTTGAAACTCCTACTCAAAGTCCCGAACGTCAACCTGATGTCGTTTACGTACCAACCCCGCAGACAGTCGTAGATGAAATGCTCGCACTTGCCAAAGTTACAAAAGATGACGTTATTTATGACTTAGGTAGTGGTGATGGTAGAATACCGATTACCGCAGCACAGAAGTTCGGTGCGCGTGGTGTAGGTATTGATATTAATCCTGAACGGATTCGCGAAGCTAACGAAAACGCTCAAAAAGCAGGGGTCACTGATCGCGTTACATTTCTCCAACAAGACTTGTTCCAAAGCGACTTTAGTGAAGCAACCGTAGTAACGCTGTATCTACTACCGGAACTGAATGTTAAGCTACGTCCTCAATTATTCAAACAACTTAAACCAGGTACACGGATTGTTTCCCACGACTTTGATATGGGTGACTGGAAACCCGATCAAGTTGTGCAAACACAAGAAGGTTCAACAATTTACTATTGGGTAATTCCCGAACAGATTCCAGCAAATTTACGCAATACAGACTCGAATACATAA
- a CDS encoding M15 family metallopeptidase, producing the protein MNTEFSRRKGQNLTTHSGDDIPEALRDDRAVVTKPRKRAPALILSLLGLGAIAAVSGVFYFNAVQKNAAPVPAIIASPSPTQSVAPVNPLDNDSELLLGHFAYEEAPQSELEPITSDGRIKLRSSAAKQFKAMVAAARADGVQLVPISGFRSTNEQEHLFFDVKAQRGQATTKRASVSAPPGYSEHHTGYAVDIGDANVPATNLSTMFENTKAFKWLEQNAARFSFELSFPQDNPQGISYEPWHWRFVGDRHSLETFYKARNIKPTP; encoded by the coding sequence GTGAACACTGAATTTTCTAGAAGAAAAGGACAAAATTTGACAACTCACTCAGGAGATGATATCCCAGAAGCTTTGCGGGATGATCGCGCTGTTGTTACTAAACCTCGCAAAAGAGCGCCAGCGTTGATTTTGAGCTTACTCGGTTTGGGTGCGATCGCAGCTGTTAGCGGTGTCTTTTATTTCAATGCAGTACAAAAAAATGCGGCTCCTGTGCCCGCGATCATTGCTAGTCCATCTCCTACACAGTCTGTTGCACCTGTCAACCCCCTAGACAATGATTCTGAATTACTTTTAGGGCATTTTGCCTATGAAGAAGCGCCGCAATCTGAACTTGAACCGATTACGTCTGATGGGCGAATTAAACTACGCTCATCCGCAGCCAAGCAATTTAAGGCTATGGTAGCAGCCGCCAGGGCTGATGGGGTGCAATTAGTACCAATTTCGGGATTTCGCTCTACAAATGAGCAAGAACACCTGTTTTTTGACGTGAAAGCGCAACGCGGACAAGCGACAACAAAACGCGCCAGTGTCAGTGCGCCGCCAGGCTACAGCGAACATCATACCGGATATGCAGTTGATATCGGTGATGCCAATGTCCCCGCCACAAACTTGAGTACTATGTTTGAGAATACCAAAGCTTTTAAATGGCTCGAACAAAATGCTGCACGTTTTAGCTTTGAACTGTCATTTCCGCAAGATAATCCCCAAGGGATAAGTTATGAGCCTTGGCACTGGAGATTTGTAGGCGATCGCCACAGTTTAGAAACATTCTACAAAGCTCGAAATATTAAACCGACTCCTTAA
- a CDS encoding AEC family transporter, whose translation MNLIAIYAPLIGLVLLGLILGRYLPKVVATRVGQFLFWVGVPISIVAFLRQADLSGQVWIAPAIAWIAMILGVVFAAIGIHFRRYVQTNAIPWRRPTQGSFLLAAMVGNTGYLGYPITLAIAGTQYFGFALFYDLLGTTLGAYGLGVAMAARFGGSVHNYRELAQAILINPSLWSFGFGFFFRQVPLQASAAAILQGSAWTMVALSLVLIGMRLSQLHSWHSLPRASASLLIKMLLVPLILGSSLSLLGINGVTRLVLVLQTAMPPAFATLVIAEAYDLDRDLAVTALAVGTIGILFLLPMWIYLFGN comes from the coding sequence ATGAATCTCATTGCCATCTACGCACCACTCATCGGATTAGTTTTATTAGGATTAATACTCGGACGATATTTGCCAAAAGTTGTTGCGACGCGTGTAGGTCAATTTCTGTTTTGGGTGGGCGTACCTATAAGTATTGTGGCATTTTTGCGCCAAGCAGACCTCTCAGGACAAGTTTGGATTGCACCAGCGATCGCCTGGATTGCCATGATCCTTGGAGTCGTTTTTGCTGCAATAGGAATTCACTTTCGGCGATACGTGCAAACAAACGCCATACCTTGGCGGCGACCGACTCAAGGTAGTTTTCTGTTAGCCGCAATGGTGGGAAATACAGGTTATCTTGGTTATCCGATTACGCTAGCGATCGCAGGTACGCAATATTTTGGTTTTGCCTTATTTTACGATCTCTTAGGAACAACGCTCGGAGCTTACGGCTTGGGTGTTGCTATGGCAGCGAGGTTTGGGGGTAGCGTTCACAACTATCGAGAACTTGCACAAGCAATTTTGATTAACCCCTCATTGTGGAGTTTTGGATTTGGGTTCTTTTTTCGGCAAGTACCTTTGCAAGCATCCGCCGCTGCAATTCTTCAAGGATCAGCCTGGACAATGGTAGCGCTATCTTTAGTTTTAATTGGGATGCGGCTTAGCCAGTTGCATTCTTGGCACAGTCTGCCGCGTGCTTCGGCGAGCTTATTGATTAAAATGCTATTAGTCCCACTTATCCTAGGCAGTAGCTTATCGCTTTTAGGGATTAATGGTGTCACTCGGCTTGTTTTAGTTTTGCAAACCGCAATGCCACCAGCTTTTGCCACACTTGTAATTGCCGAAGCTTACGACCTCGACCGCGATTTAGCTGTGACAGCGCTTGCTGTTGGTACAATTGGTATTCTGTTTTTGCTACCAATGTGGATTTATCTATTTGGTAACTGA